In Flavobacterium sp. N3904, one DNA window encodes the following:
- the secA gene encoding preprotein translocase subunit SecA, whose translation MSFINSIIKVFVGDKSQKDVKALQPYLNKIKTFESTLQSLSHDELRARTVFFKEKLKQARAEKDAKIAALQVEVESIEDIDKREDIYIAIDALEKEAYDISEKTLMEILPEAFAVVKETARRFKDNTQITVTATAKDRELSATKSYITLDGDNAIWANTWNAAGKEITWDMIHYDVQLIGGMVLHEGKVAEMQTGEGKTLVATLPLYLNALTGNGVHLVTVNDYLAKRDSTWKAPLFEFHGLTVDCIDNHQPSSEGRKNAYNADITYGTNNEFGFDYLRDNMAHSPEDLVQRKHNYAIVDEVDSVLIDDARTPLIISGPVPQGDRHEFNELKPKIENLVALQRQLANGFLAEAKKLIKEGNTKDGGFLLLRAYRSLPKNKALIKFLSEEGIKQLLQKTENSYMQDNNREMPKVDEALYFVIEEKNNQVELTDNGIKFLSGDTDADFFVLPDIGTEIAAIEKKKLDKDAEAEEKEKLFQDFGIKSERIHTLTQLLKAYALFEKDVEYVIMDNKIMIVDEQTGRIMDGRRYSDGLHQAIEAKENVKIEAATQTFATVTLQNYFRMYNKLGGMTGTAVTEAGELWQIYKLDVVEIPTNRGMARLDKEDYIYKTTREKFNAVIEDVTELSKAGRPVLIGTTSVEISELLSRMLKMRGVTHNVLNAKMHKQEAQIVEEAGKAGVVTIATNMAGRGTDIKLTPEVKAAGGLAIVGTERHDSRRVDRQLRGRAGRQGDPGSSQFYVSLEDNLMRLFGSERVAKVMDRMGLQEGEVIQHSMMTKSIERAQKKVEENNFGVRKRLLEYDDVMNAQREVVYKRRRHALFGERLKLDIANMLYDTCELIVDVNKARNSFKDFEFDIIRYFSFTSPISEADFSKLTEIEITGKLYKATLEFYTQKTERSAREAFPIIKNVYEDRNNHFERIVVPFTDGIKMFNVVTDLKKAYETEGNQLIADFEKNITLSIVDEAWKKHLRKMDELKQSVQLAVHEQKDPLLIYKLEAFNLFRSMLDNVNKEVISFLFKGDLPAQNAPVIEEARVVRQKEDYKLSKDEIPNSENDNHEAGQTQQRQVTETIVRDQPKINRNDTVTIQNVANGQTQEMKFKKAESLIASGAWVLVS comes from the coding sequence ATGAGTTTCATAAACAGTATTATCAAAGTCTTTGTTGGTGATAAATCCCAAAAAGATGTCAAAGCTTTACAACCTTATTTAAACAAAATAAAAACTTTCGAAAGCACATTACAATCATTATCACATGATGAATTAAGAGCTAGAACCGTTTTTTTTAAAGAAAAACTTAAACAAGCGCGTGCCGAAAAGGATGCCAAAATTGCTGCGCTTCAAGTTGAAGTTGAAAGCATTGAAGATATCGACAAACGTGAAGATATATACATCGCTATTGACGCTCTTGAAAAAGAAGCCTACGATATCTCTGAAAAAACGTTAATGGAAATTCTTCCTGAAGCGTTTGCCGTAGTAAAAGAAACAGCAAGACGTTTTAAAGACAACACACAAATTACCGTAACCGCTACTGCAAAAGACAGAGAGCTTTCGGCTACAAAAAGTTATATTACCCTAGATGGCGATAATGCTATTTGGGCAAACACTTGGAACGCCGCAGGTAAAGAAATTACTTGGGACATGATTCACTATGATGTTCAATTAATAGGCGGAATGGTATTGCATGAAGGAAAGGTTGCCGAAATGCAAACCGGAGAAGGTAAAACATTGGTCGCTACTTTACCATTATACTTGAATGCCTTGACTGGAAACGGTGTGCACCTTGTAACGGTAAATGATTACTTGGCCAAACGTGACAGTACCTGGAAAGCACCTTTATTCGAATTCCATGGTTTAACTGTAGATTGTATCGACAACCACCAACCGAGTTCTGAGGGAAGAAAAAATGCTTATAATGCTGATATTACTTACGGTACCAACAACGAATTTGGTTTTGATTACCTAAGAGACAATATGGCGCATTCGCCAGAAGATTTGGTACAAAGAAAACACAATTATGCGATTGTCGATGAGGTCGATTCAGTTTTGATTGATGATGCAAGAACTCCACTTATTATATCTGGTCCGGTTCCTCAAGGAGATCGCCATGAATTTAACGAATTGAAACCAAAAATTGAAAATTTGGTGGCGTTACAACGTCAATTGGCAAATGGTTTTCTGGCTGAAGCCAAAAAATTAATCAAAGAAGGAAATACCAAAGATGGTGGTTTCTTATTATTGAGAGCCTACAGAAGTTTGCCTAAAAACAAAGCGTTAATTAAGTTTTTGAGTGAAGAAGGAATCAAACAATTGCTTCAAAAAACAGAGAACTCTTATATGCAGGACAACAATCGCGAAATGCCAAAAGTTGACGAGGCTTTGTATTTTGTAATTGAAGAAAAAAACAATCAGGTTGAATTGACTGATAACGGAATCAAATTCCTTTCCGGAGATACAGATGCTGACTTTTTTGTACTTCCAGACATTGGAACAGAAATTGCAGCTATCGAAAAGAAAAAACTAGACAAAGATGCAGAAGCTGAAGAAAAAGAAAAGTTATTTCAGGATTTTGGAATAAAAAGCGAGCGTATTCATACTTTGACACAGCTTTTGAAAGCATATGCTTTATTTGAAAAAGATGTAGAGTATGTAATCATGGACAACAAAATTATGATTGTCGATGAGCAAACAGGTCGTATCATGGATGGTCGTCGTTATTCTGATGGTTTACACCAAGCTATTGAAGCCAAAGAAAACGTAAAAATCGAAGCGGCTACCCAAACATTTGCAACCGTTACACTTCAGAATTATTTCAGAATGTACAACAAATTAGGTGGTATGACCGGAACGGCTGTTACTGAAGCAGGTGAGTTATGGCAAATCTACAAACTCGATGTAGTAGAAATTCCGACCAACAGAGGAATGGCCCGATTAGACAAAGAAGACTATATCTATAAAACAACCCGTGAAAAGTTTAATGCTGTAATCGAGGATGTAACTGAATTATCTAAAGCAGGAAGACCAGTGCTTATTGGTACAACTTCGGTTGAGATTTCAGAATTATTGAGCAGAATGTTGAAAATGCGAGGTGTAACCCACAACGTATTGAATGCAAAAATGCACAAACAAGAAGCACAAATTGTGGAAGAAGCCGGAAAAGCAGGAGTGGTAACAATAGCAACAAATATGGCGGGTCGTGGTACCGATATCAAGCTAACTCCTGAAGTAAAAGCAGCTGGAGGTTTGGCAATTGTAGGTACAGAACGTCATGATTCACGTCGTGTCGACCGTCAGTTACGTGGTCGTGCCGGACGTCAGGGAGATCCCGGAAGTTCTCAGTTTTATGTTTCCCTAGAAGACAACTTAATGCGTTTGTTTGGTTCTGAAAGAGTAGCCAAAGTGATGGATAGAATGGGATTACAAGAAGGCGAAGTGATTCAGCATTCTATGATGACCAAATCTATCGAACGTGCGCAGAAAAAAGTAGAAGAAAACAACTTTGGTGTTCGTAAACGTTTATTGGAATATGATGATGTAATGAATGCGCAACGTGAAGTAGTATACAAACGTCGTCGTCATGCTTTGTTTGGAGAACGTTTAAAATTGGATATTGCCAATATGCTTTATGATACTTGCGAATTGATCGTTGACGTGAATAAAGCAAGAAATAGTTTCAAAGATTTTGAATTTGATATTATTCGTTATTTCTCTTTCACATCACCAATCTCTGAAGCAGATTTTTCTAAATTGACCGAAATTGAAATCACAGGTAAATTGTATAAAGCAACCTTAGAATTTTATACTCAAAAAACAGAAAGAAGTGCCAGAGAAGCATTTCCTATCATTAAAAATGTTTATGAGGACAGAAATAATCATTTTGAACGTATTGTAGTTCCGTTTACCGATGGAATCAAAATGTTTAATGTAGTTACCGATTTAAAGAAAGCCTACGAAACGGAAGGAAATCAACTGATAGCCGATTTTGAAAAGAACATTACTTTATCAATTGTTGACGAAGCTTGGAAAAAACATTTACGCAAAATGGACGAATTGAAACAATCGGTTCAATTGGCTGTACACGAACAAAAAGATCCATTGCTTATTTACAAATTAGAAGCCTTCAATTTGTTCCGTTCTATGCTTGACAATGTCAATAAAGAAGTAATATCCTTTTTGTTTAAAGGTGATTTACCTGCGCAAAACGCGCCTGTTATTGAAGAAGCCAGAGTCGTACGCCAAAAAGAAGATTACAAATTGAGCAAAGACGAAATTCCAAATAGTGAAAATGACAATCATGAAGCTGGGCAAACCCAACAACGACAAGTTACCGAAACAATCGTTCGCGACCAGCCAAAAATAAATCGTAACGATACAGTTACAATCCAAAATGTTGCCAATGGGCAAACACAAGAAATGAAATTTAAGAAAGCCGAAAGTTTAATCGCTAGCGGAGCTTGGGTTTTGGTTTCTTAA
- a CDS encoding DUF2795 domain-containing protein, which yields MYWTLELASYLSDAPWPANKDELIDYAIRAGAPLEVVENLQSIEDEGEIYESMEEIWPDYPTDEDYLWNEDEY from the coding sequence ATGTATTGGACATTAGAATTAGCATCATATTTAAGCGATGCACCGTGGCCTGCTAACAAAGACGAACTTATTGACTACGCTATTAGAGCAGGAGCTCCATTAGAAGTAGTAGAAAACCTTCAGTCTATTGAGGACGAAGGCGAGATATATGAATCAATGGAAGAAATTTGGCCAGATTATCCTACCGACGAAGATTATCTTTGGAACGAGGATGAATATTAA
- a CDS encoding cob(I)yrinic acid a,c-diamide adenosyltransferase — MKVYTKTGDGGTTALFGGTRVPKDHARIESYGTVDELNSYIGLIRDQEINSHYKEILIEIQDRLFTVGAILATPPEKEVMKNGELRLKKLGILESDIELLENEIDTMEEKLPPMTHFVLPGGHQTVSYCHIARCVCRRAERLAVHLSHNEPVAEIAIKYLNRLSDYLFVLARKLSLDLNADEVKWIPRK; from the coding sequence ATGAAAGTATATACAAAAACCGGAGATGGCGGAACTACAGCCCTTTTTGGAGGTACTCGTGTACCAAAAGATCACGCACGCATCGAAAGTTATGGAACAGTCGATGAATTGAACTCTTATATTGGATTAATTCGCGATCAGGAAATAAACAGTCACTACAAAGAAATTCTGATCGAGATACAAGATCGATTGTTTACTGTAGGAGCCATTCTTGCTACTCCTCCAGAAAAAGAGGTTATGAAAAATGGAGAACTTCGTTTAAAAAAACTTGGAATTTTGGAATCTGATATTGAATTATTAGAAAACGAAATTGATACGATGGAAGAAAAGCTTCCGCCAATGACGCACTTTGTTTTACCTGGAGGACATCAAACTGTGTCATATTGTCATATTGCGCGTTGCGTTTGCCGTCGCGCAGAACGCCTTGCTGTCCATTTAAGTCATAATGAACCTGTTGCCGAAATAGCCATTAAATACTTAAACCGACTTTCTGACTATCTTTTTGTATTGGCACGAAAATTGTCTCTTGATTTAAACGCTGACGAAGTAAAATGGATACCAAGAAAATAG
- a CDS encoding ABC transporter ATP-binding protein: MKNPLIKITNIKRDFVLGNEIVYVLKGIDLEINKGEYVALMGPSGSGKSTLMNLLGCLDTPTSGTYILNGKNVSHMKDDELAEIRNKEIGFVFQTFNLLPRTTALDNVALPMIYAGHSKSERNTRATEVLNQVNLGDRMDHQPNQLSGGQRQRVAIARALVNKPSIILADEPTGNLDSKTSLEIMKLFGDIHAQGNTVILVTHEEEIAAYAHRIIRLRDGLIESDTTK; the protein is encoded by the coding sequence ATGAAAAACCCATTAATAAAAATCACCAATATCAAACGAGATTTTGTACTAGGAAATGAAATAGTGTATGTACTAAAAGGCATTGATTTAGAAATTAACAAAGGTGAATATGTAGCTTTAATGGGACCTTCTGGATCTGGAAAATCTACATTGATGAATTTATTAGGTTGTTTAGATACTCCTACGTCGGGTACCTATATTTTAAACGGTAAAAATGTGAGTCATATGAAAGATGATGAGCTGGCCGAAATTAGAAACAAAGAAATTGGTTTTGTTTTTCAGACATTTAATCTTTTACCAAGAACTACTGCACTTGACAATGTGGCTTTACCAATGATTTATGCGGGTCATTCCAAATCCGAAAGAAACACCCGTGCTACCGAAGTGTTAAATCAGGTCAATCTTGGCGACAGAATGGACCACCAACCCAATCAACTTTCTGGAGGACAGCGCCAGCGTGTAGCTATTGCTCGAGCATTGGTCAACAAACCATCGATTATTCTTGCCGATGAACCAACTGGAAATCTGGACAGTAAGACCTCTTTGGAAATCATGAAACTTTTTGGTGATATTCATGCTCAGGGAAACACTGTAATTTTGGTAACTCACGAAGAAGAAATTGCCGCTTACGCTCACAGAATTATTCGATTGCGAGATGGATTGATTGAAAGCGATACTACTAAATAG
- a CDS encoding DUF6565 domain-containing protein, protein MKTRKLLLGMALIALGFSSCKDEKEMQAEKSVETYVVYVDSLGNMDSTSVKGNWQSIETTYELRNTEAENALANLKDNVKAQERINASRAKYEELKAKMDAQVEAENRAVIAASPKQQLRNTLFGEGKVGNDMNFNWVNANNILSVYQLFVDTAQKNKDSYTREDWDEVKLMYEALDSRKNTVEKEGLTSKDNMKISGLKLKFAPMYTLNRMGAKSDEMSKAKE, encoded by the coding sequence ATGAAAACTAGAAAATTATTATTGGGAATGGCCTTAATTGCTTTAGGATTTTCGTCTTGTAAAGATGAGAAAGAAATGCAAGCAGAGAAATCAGTTGAAACATATGTCGTTTATGTGGATTCATTAGGAAATATGGATTCTACCTCTGTTAAAGGTAACTGGCAGTCTATTGAAACTACATACGAGTTGAGAAATACTGAAGCTGAAAATGCTTTGGCAAATTTGAAAGATAATGTAAAAGCGCAAGAACGTATCAATGCAAGTAGAGCAAAATATGAAGAATTGAAAGCAAAAATGGATGCTCAGGTAGAAGCTGAAAATAGAGCCGTGATAGCTGCTAGCCCAAAACAGCAATTGAGAAATACATTATTTGGCGAGGGAAAAGTGGGGAATGACATGAATTTCAATTGGGTAAATGCGAATAATATTCTAAGTGTTTATCAATTATTTGTGGATACAGCTCAAAAAAATAAAGACAGTTATACGCGTGAGGATTGGGATGAAGTAAAATTGATGTATGAAGCTTTGGATAGCCGAAAAAATACAGTTGAAAAAGAAGGGCTTACCTCAAAAGACAATATGAAAATTTCTGGATTGAAATTGAAATTTGCACCTATGTATACATTGAACAGAATGGGAGCCAAATCGGATGAGATGTCTAAAGCAAAAGAATAA
- a CDS encoding carbonic anhydrase, which yields MDIKQIFENNRNWIIKQLKIDKDYFKKLSKGQSPEFLYIGCSDSRVSAEELMGLEPGEVFVHRNIANMVPNTDLNSMSVINYAVVHLKVSNIVVCGHYGCGGVHAAMQQSDLGILNPWLRNIRDVYRIHQKELDAITNENEKYKKLVELNVQEQCINIIKTAEVQKANNERDLKVYGWVFDIHSGQLIDLNINFTEILKDIRKIYKISN from the coding sequence ATGGATATCAAACAAATTTTTGAGAATAATAGAAATTGGATTATTAAACAGCTTAAGATTGACAAGGATTATTTTAAAAAATTGTCAAAAGGGCAATCTCCGGAATTTCTTTATATAGGTTGCTCAGACAGTCGCGTTTCTGCCGAAGAGCTTATGGGATTAGAACCCGGTGAGGTATTCGTGCATCGGAATATTGCCAATATGGTTCCTAATACAGATCTCAACTCGATGTCGGTGATCAATTATGCGGTAGTTCATTTAAAAGTAAGTAACATAGTTGTTTGTGGGCATTATGGTTGCGGTGGCGTGCATGCAGCTATGCAACAATCGGATTTGGGGATTTTAAATCCTTGGTTGAGAAATATTCGTGATGTATATCGCATTCACCAGAAAGAATTGGATGCGATAACTAATGAAAATGAAAAATATAAAAAGTTGGTAGAATTGAATGTACAGGAACAATGCATCAATATCATCAAAACAGCCGAAGTTCAAAAAGCAAATAATGAACGGGATTTAAAAGTTTATGGATGGGTTTTTGATATTCATAGCGGACAATTAATTGATTTAAATATCAACTTTACCGAAATATTGAAAGATATTAGAAAGATTTACAAAATATCAAACTAA
- a CDS encoding O-methyltransferase, whose protein sequence is MLFQIKSYLKFLWHSKNEHAVHSPFVFNLLTKCFYDKEFKPEYNILKNYRNELLQNKNTIEVSDFGAGSRVFKSNTRPIAKIVKTAGISPKRAELLYRIVNYFQPETILEIGTSLGLATSALSLGNSKAKITTLEGCPETAKKAQLQLRKFNCSNVKSIITEFNSYLEICNLKSKICDLIYFDGNHSKKATLDYFELLLPTTANETVWIFDDIHWSKEMEEAWDIIRKHPKVTVSIDTFQWGLVFFRYEQPKQHFVIRT, encoded by the coding sequence ATGCTATTTCAAATCAAATCCTATCTCAAATTTCTTTGGCATTCTAAAAATGAACACGCTGTACATTCTCCATTTGTCTTTAATTTATTGACCAAATGCTTTTATGACAAGGAATTCAAACCAGAATATAACATTTTAAAAAACTACCGAAATGAACTTTTACAGAACAAAAACACCATTGAAGTTTCTGATTTTGGTGCAGGTTCTCGGGTTTTTAAATCAAATACCAGACCAATTGCCAAAATTGTGAAAACAGCGGGAATTTCGCCCAAACGTGCGGAACTTTTGTATCGAATTGTCAATTATTTTCAACCCGAAACGATATTGGAAATTGGAACTTCGTTAGGATTGGCCACTTCTGCCCTTTCGTTGGGAAATTCGAAAGCAAAAATCACAACGCTTGAAGGCTGTCCAGAAACAGCAAAAAAGGCTCAATTACAATTGCGAAAATTTAACTGTAGTAATGTCAAATCTATTATTACTGAATTTAATAGTTATTTAGAAATCTGCAATCTAAAATCTAAAATCTGCGATCTGATATATTTCGACGGGAACCATTCCAAAAAAGCCACCTTAGACTATTTCGAATTGTTATTACCAACCACTGCAAACGAAACAGTATGGATATTTGATGACATTCACTGGTCCAAGGAAATGGAAGAAGCTTGGGATATTATAAGAAAACACCCGAAAGTTACTGTAAGCATTGATACTTTTCAATGGGGACTGGTTTTCTTTCGATACGAACAACCCAAACAGCATTTTGTAATCAGAACCTAG
- a CDS encoding SDR family NAD(P)-dependent oxidoreductase, translated as MMTEETEIKSAVTLEKINQCITILTQLNTDTDQIFEIPKEQRIALIKAAGQFSRPDRDEFTKRKKDGKAVAKRKQEKKDRTARKETGIRSAREASIFVAPKLLAVNDLIDKEQLELETPRKCYVCKTEFTRMHHFYDSMCSECGDFNYAKRFQTADVKGQIAVITGSRLKIGYHITLMLLRGGATVIATTRFPVDSALRFAKEDDFMEWGHRLKIHGLDLRHIPSVEIFCNFIEQKYGRLDILINNAAQTVRRPAGFYTHLMENEERPIATLPKSAQELLLDHANCLDELKVLTTGFSSNENMPVTWHGPEPGIGLRASAKLSQIPYSFDNALVAKEVFPEGELDADLQQVDLRKVNSWRLKLGQIETTEMIEVQLVNSVAPFVLCNRLSEVMKKDKTGKKHIINVSAMEGKFYRDFKEDRHPHTNMAKAALNMLTHTAAGTLAKDGIFMNAVDTGWVTDEDPAELAKRKQEEQDFQPPLDIVDGAARVMDPLFDGINTGKHWCGKFLKDYNPIAW; from the coding sequence ATGATGACGGAAGAAACGGAAATTAAAAGTGCAGTAACATTGGAAAAAATAAACCAATGCATCACTATTTTGACACAACTGAATACAGATACAGATCAAATTTTTGAAATACCCAAAGAACAAAGAATTGCTCTAATCAAAGCAGCAGGACAATTTTCGCGTCCCGACCGTGATGAGTTTACAAAAAGAAAAAAAGACGGAAAAGCAGTTGCCAAACGCAAACAGGAAAAGAAAGACAGAACAGCTCGTAAAGAAACCGGAATCCGTTCTGCTCGCGAAGCAAGTATATTTGTAGCGCCAAAATTATTGGCTGTAAATGATCTTATTGATAAAGAACAGTTGGAACTTGAGACGCCTAGAAAGTGTTACGTATGCAAAACAGAGTTTACCAGAATGCATCATTTTTACGATTCAATGTGTTCCGAATGTGGCGATTTTAATTATGCCAAGCGTTTTCAAACAGCGGATGTAAAAGGGCAAATTGCCGTGATTACAGGTTCTCGATTAAAAATTGGTTATCATATTACTTTAATGCTGTTACGAGGTGGAGCCACGGTCATCGCAACGACTCGTTTTCCGGTGGATTCCGCTTTGCGCTTTGCAAAGGAAGACGATTTTATGGAATGGGGACATCGCTTGAAAATTCATGGATTGGATTTGAGACATATTCCGAGCGTGGAGATTTTTTGCAATTTTATAGAGCAAAAATACGGTCGATTGGATATTTTAATTAATAATGCGGCGCAAACGGTAAGACGCCCAGCAGGATTCTATACGCATTTAATGGAAAACGAAGAGCGGCCAATAGCGACTTTGCCAAAATCGGCTCAGGAATTATTATTGGACCATGCCAATTGTTTGGATGAATTGAAAGTATTGACAACAGGCTTTTCATCTAATGAAAATATGCCAGTCACTTGGCACGGACCCGAACCTGGAATTGGTTTGAGGGCTTCCGCCAAATTATCTCAAATTCCATATTCTTTTGATAATGCTTTGGTTGCAAAGGAAGTTTTTCCTGAAGGAGAACTCGATGCCGATTTGCAACAAGTAGATTTGAGAAAAGTAAACAGCTGGCGTTTGAAATTGGGGCAAATTGAAACCACCGAAATGATTGAAGTGCAGTTGGTGAATTCGGTAGCGCCATTTGTATTGTGCAATCGTCTTTCGGAAGTGATGAAGAAAGACAAAACAGGTAAAAAACATATTATAAATGTTTCGGCTATGGAAGGGAAGTTTTACCGCGATTTTAAAGAAGACCGCCATCCGCATACCAATATGGCCAAAGCTGCACTCAATATGCTGACACACACCGCTGCTGGTACTCTTGCAAAAGACGGAATTTTTATGAATGCCGTTGATACGGGTTGGGTAACCGACGAAGATCCTGCAGAACTGGCCAAAAGAAAACAAGAAGAACAAGATTTTCAACCGCCACTAGATATTGTCGATGGTGCTGCACGTGTTATGGATCCGTTGTTTGACGGTATTAATACAGGAAAACACTGGTGCGGGAAGTTTTTAAAAGATTACAATCCTATTGCTTGGTAA
- a CDS encoding PAS domain-containing sensor histidine kinase: protein MKELDDYKYALDESSIVAITDPKGIIIHANDNFCKISKYSREELIGRDHRIINSSFHPKEFIRDLWVTIANGKIWKGELKNKAKDGTVYWVDTTIVPFLNQDGKPYQYVAIRSDITQRKQSEESLLKSLKEVSDYKFALDESSIVAITDQKGIINFVNDNFCKISKFSREELIGKDHRIINSGFHPKEFIRDLWVTIGHGKIWKGELKNRAKDGSYYWVDTTIVPFLNEVGKPFQYVAIRSDITLRKKAEEDLIRYSSALEYKNTQLIDFCNIVSHNLRAPLINISMLIDYIDQSTDEEERQMMHSKIKPVVNHLMDIFNELVESIQVQQETGIESDKNYLKDCLDNVLIGFEAQIKEYEANIKLDASEAPMIYFPHKYLESIITNLVSNALKYKSPERKPNIKIECKKVNNSVLFSVCDNGLGIDLDLHRNNLFKIRKTFHKHPDAKGFGLFMTKTQIESMGGKIWVESIPNIGSTFFVQFNNQNL from the coding sequence ATGAAAGAGCTTGATGATTATAAATATGCACTTGACGAGTCTTCAATCGTAGCGATTACCGATCCAAAGGGAATTATTATACATGCAAACGACAACTTTTGTAAGATCTCAAAATACAGCAGGGAAGAGTTAATAGGGAGAGATCATCGAATTATTAATTCTAGTTTTCATCCTAAAGAATTTATTAGGGACTTGTGGGTAACTATTGCCAATGGAAAAATATGGAAGGGTGAACTCAAAAATAAGGCAAAGGACGGAACCGTGTATTGGGTAGATACAACAATTGTTCCTTTTTTAAACCAAGATGGTAAACCTTATCAATATGTGGCTATACGCTCAGATATTACGCAACGCAAGCAGAGTGAAGAAAGTTTACTCAAAAGTCTGAAGGAAGTATCCGATTATAAATTTGCTCTTGATGAATCTTCCATCGTAGCAATCACTGACCAAAAGGGGATTATCAATTTTGTAAACGATAATTTTTGCAAGATTTCAAAATTCAGCAGGGAAGAGTTGATTGGAAAAGACCATCGAATCATTAATTCAGGTTTTCATCCCAAAGAATTTATTCGTGATCTGTGGGTTACCATCGGCCATGGTAAGATTTGGAAAGGCGAACTCAAAAACAGAGCTAAAGACGGATCCTATTACTGGGTAGATACCACTATAGTTCCTTTTCTCAATGAGGTAGGTAAGCCTTTTCAATATGTTGCAATTCGCTCTGATATTACACTGCGAAAAAAGGCCGAGGAAGATCTGATAAGATATTCTTCTGCCTTAGAATACAAGAATACTCAGCTAATTGATTTCTGCAACATAGTTTCACACAATTTAAGAGCACCATTGATTAATATCTCAATGCTCATTGATTATATTGATCAAAGCACTGATGAAGAGGAACGTCAAATGATGCATTCCAAAATAAAACCCGTAGTAAATCATCTGATGGATATATTCAACGAATTAGTTGAATCTATTCAAGTGCAACAGGAAACAGGGATTGAATCCGATAAAAATTATTTAAAAGATTGTCTGGATAATGTACTTATTGGTTTTGAAGCCCAAATTAAGGAATATGAGGCTAATATTAAACTAGATGCCAGTGAAGCTCCAATGATTTACTTCCCGCATAAATATCTTGAAAGCATTATTACCAATTTGGTCAGCAATGCACTGAAATATAAGTCGCCAGAGCGTAAGCCAAATATTAAAATAGAATGTAAAAAAGTAAACAATTCGGTACTTTTTTCTGTCTGTGATAATGGTCTAGGAATTGATCTGGATTTGCACAGAAACAATCTTTTTAAAATTAGAAAAACATTCCACAAACATCCTGATGCAAAAGGCTTTGGGCTTTTTATGACAAAGACTCAGATTGAGTCCATGGGCGGAAAAATATGGGTTGAAAGCATTCCTAATATCGGCAGTACTTTTTTTGTTCAATTTAACAATCAAAACTTATGA
- a CDS encoding response regulator, producing the protein MTTIKQLTLVDDDEVFVFLTSKMLEQSKLVDLIKIFDNGYDALVFLKENLGNIDALPDIILLDLSMPIMDGWEFLEEYVKINPLIGKKITIYICSSSISPADVSRAKAINEVSDFIIKPMTKDKLIEMIRNL; encoded by the coding sequence ATGACAACTATTAAACAGCTTACATTAGTAGACGATGATGAAGTATTTGTTTTTCTAACTTCCAAAATGCTCGAGCAAAGTAAACTTGTAGATCTTATCAAGATTTTTGACAATGGCTACGATGCATTGGTCTTTCTAAAAGAAAACTTGGGCAATATTGATGCATTGCCAGATATTATCCTTCTCGATCTCAGTATGCCAATTATGGATGGTTGGGAGTTTCTTGAAGAATATGTTAAGATCAACCCATTGATTGGAAAAAAAATCACAATTTATATTTGCTCATCATCTATTTCTCCGGCTGACGTTAGTCGTGCCAAGGCAATCAATGAGGTTTCCGATTTCATCATTAAGCCAATGACAAAGGATAAACTTATAGAGATGATCAGGAATTTATGA